The DNA segment AACTCGCGGCGGAACTGCGCGAGCCGCTCCGGGTCGGTATCGCGCAGCGTCTCCACGACGCGGAGGATGGGCCCGGCGGTCTGCTCGGTCATGAGCCGGTTGTGCTGCGGGCTCAGCGAAGGAACGGCCATCACCTCGCGCGCGAACACGATGTCGCGCACCGACGCACCCAGACGCTCGCGGACGACCTGGGGCTCGCCCCAGAGCAGAGGCGGGGGCACCGGAATCGGGGGCGGCGGAAGATAGCGCGCCACCAGCGCGAAGACGCGCCCGATCGCCATCTCCGGCGGCCACGTCGAGAATGCGATGGTCCCTCCTGGCTTCAGCACGCGCAGCATCTCGGCCAGGGCGACCTCCGGCCGGGGCGCGAACATGTGCCCGAACTCGCTCAGCACGACGTCGAAGGCTCCGGACGGAAAGGGCAGCTCCTCCGCGTCGCCCTCGTGAAAATCGATCTCCACCTCGGCGATCTGGGCATTCTCTCGCGCCCGCGCGAGCAGCTCGGGCGTGAGATCGAGCCCGGTGGCACGGGCCCCGCGCCGCGCCGCCGTCACC comes from the Candidatus Binatia bacterium genome and includes:
- a CDS encoding class I SAM-dependent methyltransferase; the encoded protein is VTAARRGARATGLDLTPELLARARENAQIAEVEIDFHEGDAEELPFPSGAFDVVLSEFGHMFAPRPEVALAEMLRVLKPGGTIAFSTWPPEMAIGRVFALVARYLPPPPIPVPPPLLWGEPQVVRERLGASVRDIVFAREVMAVPSLSPQHNRLMTEQTAGPILRVVETLRDTDPERLAQFRREFDAIATDYFGENVVLQDYLMTRATKV